The Aminithiophilus ramosus genome contains a region encoding:
- the ade gene encoding adenine deaminase: protein MTTDRKLQERRPLFEVTKELVAVAQGLEKADLVLRNVRLLNVNTAEIQEGLDVAVRAGRIAYVGRADHTIGPDTIVVDGEGKVLVPGFIDGHIHVESSMVTVREYARVVVPHGTTAIFMDPHEIANVLGMEGVRFMVDDGRDVPLNVWATMPSCVPAVPGFEDGGAQFGPAEVAEAMTWEGIAGLGELMNFPGVLMGSDHAHGEIEATLRAGKPVTGHYSMPDIDRGLNAYIASGVSSCHESTRKEDALARMRLGMYAMMREGSAWHDVKETVRSLTEEKIDSRFGLLVSDDAHPDTLLSLGHLDHIVRRAIEEGLDPIRAVQMVTINTAQCFGMAHEIGSISPGKFADMVLLSDLSRVTVDRVFYNGRLVAEKGEMVVAIAPSVVPGWARKTVRLARPVSEADLKIDAPEGASSVRARVMEIIEAHVGTYARQMELPVVDGAVPASVDRDVAKMAVFERHRATGTRGLGFVTGFGLQGGAVASTVAHDAHNLMVVGTNDADMALAANALAEAGGGMIAVRDGQVLALLPLPLAGLMSDEPARIVAASVEALDRAWKELGCSLHAPFMTMALLPLACLPELRLTNRGLVDTVAFRFTELFV, encoded by the coding sequence GTGACGACAGACAGGAAACTCCAGGAGCGTCGTCCTCTTTTCGAGGTGACGAAGGAACTCGTCGCCGTGGCCCAGGGGCTGGAGAAGGCCGACCTGGTCCTCCGCAACGTCCGCCTTCTCAACGTCAATACGGCCGAAATCCAAGAGGGCCTCGACGTGGCCGTCAGGGCCGGGCGGATCGCCTATGTGGGCAGGGCCGATCACACGATCGGTCCCGATACGATCGTCGTCGACGGAGAGGGAAAGGTTTTGGTCCCCGGTTTTATCGACGGCCACATCCATGTCGAAAGCAGCATGGTCACCGTCCGCGAATATGCCCGCGTCGTCGTTCCCCACGGGACGACGGCCATCTTCATGGATCCCCACGAGATCGCCAACGTTCTCGGCATGGAGGGGGTCCGTTTCATGGTCGACGACGGCCGCGACGTGCCCCTCAACGTCTGGGCCACGATGCCCTCCTGCGTTCCCGCCGTTCCCGGTTTCGAGGACGGAGGCGCCCAGTTCGGCCCCGCCGAGGTGGCCGAGGCCATGACCTGGGAAGGGATCGCCGGTCTGGGCGAGCTCATGAACTTCCCCGGCGTCCTCATGGGGAGCGACCACGCCCACGGCGAGATCGAGGCCACGCTTCGGGCGGGCAAGCCCGTGACGGGCCACTACTCCATGCCCGATATCGACAGGGGGCTCAACGCCTACATCGCCTCCGGCGTCAGCTCCTGTCACGAGTCGACCCGCAAGGAGGACGCCCTGGCCCGGATGCGCCTGGGCATGTACGCCATGATGCGCGAAGGGTCGGCCTGGCACGACGTGAAAGAGACGGTCCGAAGCCTGACGGAGGAGAAGATCGATTCCCGTTTCGGCCTCCTCGTCAGCGACGACGCCCATCCCGACACGCTCCTTTCTCTCGGACACCTGGACCACATCGTCCGCAGGGCCATCGAGGAGGGACTCGATCCCATACGAGCCGTCCAGATGGTGACGATCAACACGGCCCAGTGCTTCGGCATGGCCCACGAGATCGGCAGCATCTCCCCGGGCAAGTTCGCCGACATGGTCCTTCTCTCGGACCTCTCCCGCGTCACCGTGGACCGCGTCTTCTACAATGGAAGGCTTGTGGCCGAGAAGGGAGAGATGGTCGTCGCCATCGCGCCTTCCGTCGTCCCCGGCTGGGCGAGAAAAACGGTCCGCCTGGCCCGCCCCGTTTCGGAGGCCGATCTGAAGATCGACGCCCCCGAGGGCGCCTCTTCCGTCCGGGCCCGCGTCATGGAGATCATCGAGGCCCATGTGGGGACCTACGCCCGTCAGATGGAGCTTCCCGTCGTCGACGGCGCCGTCCCCGCCTCCGTCGACAGGGACGTGGCCAAGATGGCCGTCTTCGAACGCCACAGGGCCACGGGGACGAGGGGACTCGGCTTCGTCACGGGCTTCGGACTCCAAGGAGGGGCCGTCGCCTCCACCGTGGCTCACGATGCCCACAATCTCATGGTCGTCGGCACCAACGACGCCGACATGGCCCTGGCCGCCAACGCCCTGGCCGAGGCGGGAGGGGGCATGATCGCCGTCCGCGACGGCCAGGTTCTGGCCCTCCTTCCTCTGCCTCTGGCGGGGCTCATGAGCGACGAGCCGGCCCGGATCGTCGCGGCTTCCGTCGAGGCTCTCGACCGGGCCTGGAAGGAGCTTGGCTGTTCTCTTCACGCCCCCTTCATGACCATGGCCCTTCTTCCCCTGGCCTGTCTTCCCGAGCTGCGCCTGACCAACAGGGGGCTCGTCGACACCGTGGCCTTCCGCTTCACCGAGCTTTTCGTCTAA
- a CDS encoding magnesium transporter CorA family protein: protein MITVFKSEERGIRQLDFPALEPGCWINVIAPKGDEVAALSSLLNIPADFITTALDPEETSHIESDDGILLIVINVGKSATEYEFDTVPLGIIITAHHIVTVSLEANDILPQGVVTMGGFSTFKRTRFLLQILYKTATAFLRYLNQINRRSNQIENNLRHAMKNEELYQLFDLEKSLTYFSAALRSNRVVIDRIMRLLQNPQMREIIKMREDDEDLLEDVQIEYNQAYEMVQMYSNVLSGMMDAFASIISNNLNIVMKFLASVTIIISVPTAVASFWGMNVGVPWSDMPYGFLFVLLLALATSALSTFWLWRKRML, encoded by the coding sequence ATGATCACCGTCTTCAAATCCGAGGAACGCGGCATCCGTCAGCTCGATTTTCCCGCTCTCGAGCCGGGATGCTGGATCAACGTCATCGCACCCAAAGGGGACGAAGTCGCCGCCCTCTCCTCTCTTCTCAACATTCCCGCCGATTTCATCACAACGGCCCTGGACCCGGAGGAGACATCCCACATCGAAAGCGACGACGGAATCCTCCTCATCGTCATCAATGTCGGCAAGAGCGCCACCGAGTACGAGTTCGACACCGTTCCTCTGGGCATCATCATCACGGCCCACCATATCGTCACCGTCTCCCTCGAGGCCAACGATATCCTCCCTCAGGGCGTCGTGACCATGGGCGGCTTCTCCACCTTCAAGAGAACCCGTTTTCTCCTCCAGATTCTCTACAAGACGGCGACGGCCTTCCTCCGCTACCTGAACCAGATCAACCGCCGCTCCAACCAGATCGAGAACAACCTGCGCCACGCCATGAAAAACGAGGAGCTCTACCAGCTCTTCGATCTCGAGAAAAGTCTCACCTACTTCAGCGCCGCCCTGAGATCGAATCGCGTCGTCATCGACCGCATCATGCGCCTCCTCCAGAACCCTCAGATGCGGGAGATCATCAAGATGAGGGAGGACGACGAAGATCTCCTCGAAGACGTCCAGATCGAGTACAACCAGGCCTACGAAATGGTGCAGATGTACAGCAACGTCCTGAGCGGAATGATGGACGCCTTCGCCTCCATCATCTCCAACAACCTCAACATCGTCATGAAATTCCTCGCCTCGGTGACGATCATCATCTCCGTGCCGACGGCCGTGGCCAGTTTCTGGGGGATGAACGTGGGCGTCCCTTGGAGCGACATGCCCTACGGGTTTCTCTTCGTCCTCCTCCTCGCCCTGGCCACGAGTGCTCTTTCCACCTTCTGGCTCTGGCGCAAGCGCATGCTCTGA
- a CDS encoding 5'-nucleotidase C-terminal domain-containing protein: protein MRKKNNPAPRTLPLLAALWLILTPVASQAAELTVLHINDSHGHLWEEEGRGGFDALAFLVASIDREVTGRGGHLLFLHGGDVNTGVPESDRQQALPDLALLRLMGCDAMVLGNHEFDNPQALLRFQESFARFPFLSANFVDARGENPFAPYRLFDLGDLRVAVLGLTTEETSRASSLNLDGGHFEDVVETARRHVADLKERADVVIALAHLGWDLPLRAGTGSEELARASIDGLDLVIDGHSHTLFREARRIGDTFVAQAGWAGRHLGRFDLTIEEGNIVEARWRAIAVAPATGRDAATTARLNYYRWQGSRKIGAIIGSTEKILDGERERIRSEETNLSHIAVDAMRERTGADVALLNGGGIRDSIAAGPVSLRDGLAVFPFGNDVVTLDLSGGELLRLLRFLASIPSGAGAFPHVSGLRCRIADGTVTDVAIGDTPLDENAIYRLATIAYLAGGGDGYEIFLPWKERLVETGYKDIDAFVAYVEANSPLDGVMGPERLVRE, encoded by the coding sequence GTGAGAAAAAAGAACAACCCGGCGCCGCGAACGTTGCCGCTCCTGGCCGCTCTCTGGCTGATCCTGACGCCCGTCGCCTCGCAGGCGGCGGAGCTGACGGTGCTTCACATCAACGACAGCCACGGCCATCTCTGGGAGGAAGAGGGCCGGGGCGGCTTCGACGCCTTGGCCTTTCTCGTCGCCTCCATCGACAGAGAGGTGACGGGCAGGGGGGGACACCTTCTCTTCCTTCACGGAGGCGACGTCAATACCGGCGTCCCCGAGTCGGACCGCCAGCAGGCCCTCCCCGATCTGGCCCTGCTGCGCCTCATGGGCTGCGACGCCATGGTTTTGGGCAACCACGAATTCGACAATCCCCAGGCCCTACTCCGCTTTCAGGAAAGTTTCGCCCGCTTCCCCTTCCTCTCGGCCAACTTCGTCGACGCAAGAGGGGAAAATCCCTTTGCGCCCTACCGGCTCTTCGATCTGGGCGATCTCCGCGTCGCCGTCCTTGGGCTGACGACGGAGGAGACCTCCCGAGCCTCCTCCCTCAACCTCGACGGAGGACATTTCGAGGATGTCGTCGAGACGGCCCGGCGCCATGTGGCCGACCTCAAGGAAAGGGCCGACGTCGTCATCGCCCTGGCCCATCTCGGCTGGGACCTCCCCCTGCGGGCGGGAACGGGGTCGGAAGAGCTGGCCCGGGCCTCCATCGACGGGCTCGATCTCGTCATCGACGGCCACTCCCACACGCTCTTCCGGGAAGCCCGGAGGATCGGCGATACCTTCGTCGCCCAGGCCGGGTGGGCCGGTCGACATCTGGGACGTTTCGATCTCACCATCGAGGAGGGGAACATCGTCGAGGCGCGATGGCGCGCCATCGCCGTCGCCCCCGCGACGGGACGGGACGCCGCGACGACGGCGAGGCTGAACTACTACCGGTGGCAGGGATCGAGAAAGATCGGAGCCATCATCGGTTCGACGGAGAAGATCCTCGACGGGGAGCGGGAACGGATTCGCTCGGAAGAGACGAACCTCTCCCATATCGCCGTCGACGCCATGAGGGAAAGGACCGGGGCCGACGTGGCCCTCCTCAACGGCGGCGGCATTCGGGACTCCATCGCCGCCGGTCCCGTCAGCCTCCGCGACGGCCTGGCCGTCTTTCCCTTCGGCAACGACGTGGTCACCCTCGACCTCTCGGGCGGCGAGTTGCTCCGTCTTCTCCGGTTCCTGGCCTCCATCCCCTCCGGAGCGGGGGCCTTCCCTCACGTCTCGGGCCTCCGATGCCGCATCGCCGACGGCACCGTCACCGATGTCGCCATCGGCGACACGCCTCTCGACGAGAATGCGATCTACCGCCTGGCCACCATCGCCTACCTGGCGGGAGGCGGCGACGGCTACGAGATCTTCCTCCCCTGGAAGGAACGTCTCGTCGAGACGGGGTACAAGGACATCGACGCCTTCGTCGCCTACGTCGAAGCCAACAGCCCCCTGGACGGCGTCATGGGGCCGGAGCGCCTCGTTCGCGAATAG
- a CDS encoding endonuclease/exonuclease/phosphatase family protein codes for MRFRKRIGLVLASLVLALSLPGVGWTLSIGTFNIEYFTVSGKKAYVDDDLEKLADAVLASGADVLALQEIGDGPSLRYFLQKTLPGWKYVIHDRGSRQDLAFIWNDDRVKLLDGPTPYYQNASFLWKERSLTLFDRPPLVAVFLDREADRRFTLVNVHLKSQSTQGKRDKVEALIYNETKRGLQILKINELVQSLRGVRFVLGDYNIETVVGAAFPLLTLPEGHYSYDNLKVNIDHIGYVGIDSDDSWCLAETESAIERRSTKKAQHPDHDIVVLHFRWPSAEQGTGGHRP; via the coding sequence ATGAGGTTTCGGAAGCGGATCGGACTCGTCCTCGCCTCACTGGTTCTGGCCCTCTCTCTCCCGGGCGTCGGGTGGACCCTCTCCATCGGGACCTTCAACATCGAGTACTTCACCGTCTCGGGCAAGAAAGCCTACGTCGACGACGATCTCGAAAAACTCGCCGACGCCGTCCTGGCCTCGGGCGCCGACGTCCTGGCCCTTCAGGAGATCGGCGACGGTCCGTCGCTGCGCTATTTCCTCCAGAAGACCCTGCCGGGCTGGAAGTACGTCATCCACGACAGGGGAAGCCGCCAGGATCTGGCCTTCATCTGGAACGACGACAGGGTGAAGCTTCTCGACGGGCCGACCCCCTACTACCAGAACGCCTCCTTCCTCTGGAAAGAACGCTCTCTGACCCTCTTCGACAGGCCCCCCCTCGTGGCGGTCTTCCTCGACAGGGAGGCAGACCGGCGCTTCACCCTCGTCAACGTCCACCTCAAGAGCCAGAGCACCCAGGGCAAGCGGGACAAAGTGGAAGCCCTGATCTACAACGAAACGAAGCGGGGCCTCCAGATCCTCAAGATCAACGAACTGGTCCAGTCACTCCGGGGGGTACGTTTCGTCCTCGGCGACTACAACATCGAGACCGTCGTCGGAGCGGCCTTCCCCCTCCTCACTCTACCCGAGGGACACTACTCCTACGACAACCTGAAGGTCAACATCGACCATATCGGCTACGTCGGCATCGATTCCGACGACTCCTGGTGCCTGGCCGAGACGGAATCGGCCATCGAACGACGGTCGACGAAGAAGGCCCAACATCCCGACCACGACATCGTCGTCCTCCATTTCCGATGGCCTTCGGCGGAACAGGGAACGGGAGGCCATCGACCGTGA
- a CDS encoding response regulator → MKALSVLVAEDDPTLRDLYGDYLKRLRGFRLQDQVSSGPALFEALKEKAIHLVLLDLFLPGFDALDGLRRARVSHPRIDFIVLSVGTSPDAVRGSLCLGAFDYLIKPFAFSRFKTALEAYRTYHLGLTERREPWRQEELDRLTGTLATPPLAPDLAPPKGLQAKLVGDVTALLQAWDKSLSAAEVGELLGISRSTARRYLEYLVEIDQVSVDYAFREVGRPVKLYRLGGRDGTC, encoded by the coding sequence GTGAAGGCCCTTTCAGTCCTCGTCGCCGAGGACGATCCCACTCTGCGCGATCTTTACGGCGATTATCTCAAACGGCTGCGCGGCTTCCGCCTGCAGGATCAGGTCAGCTCCGGCCCGGCTCTCTTCGAGGCCCTGAAGGAAAAGGCAATCCACCTCGTTCTCCTCGACCTCTTCCTGCCGGGTTTCGACGCCCTCGACGGGCTGCGCCGTGCCCGCGTGTCCCATCCTCGAATCGACTTCATCGTCCTCTCCGTCGGCACCTCGCCCGACGCCGTAAGGGGTTCCCTCTGCCTCGGAGCCTTCGACTACCTCATCAAGCCCTTCGCCTTCAGCCGATTCAAAACGGCTCTCGAGGCCTACAGGACCTACCACCTGGGACTGACGGAACGGCGCGAACCCTGGCGACAGGAGGAGCTGGACCGCCTCACGGGAACGCTGGCCACCCCCCCTCTGGCGCCTGATTTGGCACCGCCGAAGGGGCTTCAGGCCAAGCTCGTCGGCGACGTTACGGCCCTTCTGCAGGCCTGGGACAAGTCCCTCTCGGCCGCCGAGGTGGGCGAACTCCTGGGCATCTCCCGGTCAACGGCGCGGCGCTACCTCGAATACCTCGTCGAAATCGACCAGGTCTCCGTCGACTACGCCTTCCGCGAAGTGGGCCGCCCCGTCAAGCTCTACCGCCTCGGCGGCCGCGACGGAACCTGCTGA
- a CDS encoding nitrilase-related carbon-nitrogen hydrolase, which produces MNPERFRIGLCQIAVRLGDRKGNQEQVRRWMERHYVPSELPTALVLPELWDVGYALDSAETLADGDGEEAAAFLGDLARLYGTWFIGGSVMARGKGGLFNRSQVIDDSGSLVAQYDKVHLVPFITPEDRVFSRGEEACLFDFAGMRAGSIICYDVRFPEWGRVYALRGCELLFVTSQWVRSRMDMIHSMVKSRAMENALYVAFVNNVGVTGGLDFGGRSLVCSPDGEVLAEASGDEDGLFVEIDRGRIGEAREFLQVFRKRLPRLYGDLVREDLP; this is translated from the coding sequence GTGAATCCGGAACGTTTTCGCATCGGCCTCTGTCAGATCGCCGTTCGTCTTGGCGACAGGAAGGGAAATCAGGAGCAGGTCCGACGGTGGATGGAACGTCATTACGTTCCCTCCGAGCTGCCGACGGCCCTCGTTCTCCCCGAACTCTGGGATGTGGGCTACGCCCTCGACTCGGCCGAAACCCTGGCCGACGGGGATGGCGAAGAGGCGGCGGCCTTTCTTGGGGACCTGGCTCGCCTCTACGGGACCTGGTTCATCGGCGGTTCCGTCATGGCCCGGGGAAAGGGGGGGCTGTTCAACCGCTCGCAGGTCATCGACGACAGCGGGAGCTTGGTCGCCCAGTACGACAAGGTTCATCTCGTCCCCTTCATCACTCCCGAAGACCGGGTTTTCTCCCGCGGGGAGGAGGCCTGTCTCTTCGATTTCGCCGGGATGCGGGCCGGGTCCATCATCTGCTACGACGTGCGCTTTCCCGAGTGGGGCCGCGTCTACGCCCTGCGGGGATGTGAGCTTCTCTTCGTCACGAGCCAGTGGGTCCGGTCCCGCATGGATATGATCCACTCCATGGTCAAATCACGGGCCATGGAGAACGCCCTCTACGTCGCCTTCGTCAACAACGTCGGGGTCACCGGCGGACTCGATTTCGGAGGTCGCTCCCTCGTCTGCTCCCCCGACGGGGAGGTCCTGGCAGAGGCCTCGGGGGACGAGGACGGTCTCTTCGTCGAGATCGACAGAGGGAGGATCGGAGAGGCCCGGGAGTTTCTTCAGGTCTTCCGGAAGCGTCTTCCCCGCCTTTACGGAGATCTCGTCAGAGAGGATCTGCCCTGA
- a CDS encoding GGDEF domain-containing protein, giving the protein MELGRPSPRRRFRFLVAVAVYLVGVAAFVVFAYRSALSRTLRETDERLVMAAVTLKHLLAKDFHDRAVGPRSISFEEEMRNRQVLNAFIAETGFAWLYTLVEEEGRFHFAAPTVTDEEAREKASWYYHPYGDIPAAFREAYEKGTTVFVSYDDQWGSFRSVAVAETTPGGRRYLACADASADHLAALARRDAGRTALTGLYFLLLALPLLLLSRSQRTSLQAALKKLSEHKEDLEEEVSRRTAELERTQGALRERAIRDPLTHLFNRNYILERLREEIGHAKNQGSPLCLMMIDLDHFKAVNDSKGHLAGDRVLRTVSVILRQTVRHSDIVGRFGGDEFLVVLPNTDLSGGRTVAEKLRRRLRESPVGQGDQAIGFSIGVACRCSDLHATGLLAQADRLLYEAKRQGGDCIIAEATA; this is encoded by the coding sequence TTGGAGCTCGGCCGTCCGTCGCCTCGACGTCGCTTTCGCTTTCTCGTGGCCGTCGCCGTCTATCTTGTCGGCGTCGCGGCTTTTGTCGTCTTCGCCTATCGGAGCGCACTGAGTCGGACCTTGAGGGAGACCGACGAACGTCTCGTCATGGCCGCCGTAACGCTCAAACACCTCCTGGCGAAGGACTTCCACGACAGGGCCGTCGGCCCCAGAAGCATCTCTTTCGAGGAGGAGATGCGCAACCGCCAGGTACTCAACGCCTTCATCGCCGAGACGGGCTTCGCCTGGCTCTACACCCTCGTCGAGGAAGAGGGACGCTTCCATTTCGCCGCCCCCACCGTCACCGACGAGGAGGCCCGGGAAAAGGCCTCCTGGTACTATCACCCCTACGGAGACATCCCGGCGGCCTTCCGCGAGGCCTATGAAAAGGGAACGACCGTCTTCGTCAGCTACGACGACCAGTGGGGCTCCTTCCGCTCCGTCGCCGTGGCCGAGACGACGCCGGGCGGGCGGCGCTACCTGGCCTGTGCCGACGCCTCGGCCGACCATCTCGCCGCCCTGGCCCGGAGGGACGCGGGACGGACGGCCCTGACGGGGCTCTACTTCCTGCTTTTGGCCCTCCCCCTCCTTCTCCTCTCCCGATCGCAGAGAACGAGCCTGCAGGCGGCCCTGAAAAAGCTGTCGGAACACAAGGAGGATCTCGAAGAGGAGGTCAGCCGACGGACGGCCGAGCTGGAACGCACGCAGGGAGCCCTGAGAGAGAGGGCCATCCGCGATCCCCTGACGCACCTTTTCAACAGGAACTACATCCTGGAACGCCTTCGCGAGGAGATCGGCCACGCAAAGAACCAGGGCAGTCCCCTCTGTCTCATGATGATCGATCTCGATCATTTCAAGGCCGTCAACGACAGCAAGGGCCATCTGGCCGGAGACCGCGTCCTTCGGACGGTGAGCGTCATCCTGCGCCAGACGGTCCGCCACTCCGACATCGTCGGCCGTTTCGGCGGCGATGAATTCCTCGTCGTCCTGCCCAATACCGATCTTTCCGGAGGCCGGACCGTCGCCGAGAAGCTGCGTCGGCGGCTGCGGGAGAGCCCCGTCGGACAGGGAGATCAGGCCATCGGATTCAGCATCGGCGTGGCCTGCCGCTGCTCCGACCTCCACGCCACGGGCCTCCTGGCCCAGGCCGACAGGCTCCTCTACGAGGCCAAGCGCCAGGGCGGCGACTGCATCATCGCCGAAGCCACGGCCTGA
- a CDS encoding class I SAM-dependent RNA methyltransferase encodes MRIETTPTGGPAFGEGFFPRGCSSLCRACDHRSLSREESEAQKRGWLASKLAPWADRLAPLEGATEAESLGYRDRVRLHVRRIDGRWRFGMLRGDELLPLEDCPVHSSRVRRSLALLSRILPDDPLLPLAFYAQSGAQATLIVKSRTRPDLTWTKGLDEGGVESGLEGLWLHLHPSAGRRLFANREWILLWGQRRSQDSGGLVYGPCAFQQLLPRLYERSLDEAEAFLAPCMGDGVVDLYCGNGASLARWLRRGAAVVGVELSGEAMENAAVNGPGASLLRGCCAERIPQLDSFLSPHARSRRLAYVNPPRTGLEPEVARWLPRAGFRRIAYLSCSAGTLRRDMTFLEEAGYDVLRLRPYDFFPRTRHVECLALLSSRDDRP; translated from the coding sequence ATGAGGATCGAGACGACGCCGACAGGTGGTCCCGCGTTCGGCGAAGGTTTTTTCCCCCGAGGCTGTTCTTCCCTCTGCCGGGCCTGTGATCACCGATCGCTGAGCCGGGAGGAAAGCGAGGCCCAGAAAAGGGGATGGCTCGCCTCCAAGCTGGCCCCCTGGGCCGACCGCCTTGCCCCTCTGGAGGGAGCCACGGAGGCCGAATCCTTGGGATATCGCGATCGGGTCCGCCTCCATGTCCGCCGTATCGACGGCCGATGGCGCTTCGGCATGCTCCGGGGCGACGAGCTTCTTCCTCTGGAAGACTGCCCCGTCCACTCTTCCCGCGTCCGACGCTCTCTGGCCCTCCTGAGCCGGATCCTGCCCGACGACCCCCTCCTGCCCCTGGCCTTCTACGCTCAGTCGGGCGCTCAGGCGACGCTCATCGTCAAGTCCAGAACCCGTCCCGATCTGACCTGGACGAAAGGGCTCGACGAAGGGGGAGTCGAAAGCGGCCTCGAGGGACTCTGGCTCCATCTCCACCCCTCTGCGGGGCGAAGGCTTTTCGCCAACAGGGAGTGGATCCTTCTCTGGGGGCAAAGACGCTCCCAAGACTCCGGAGGCCTCGTCTACGGTCCTTGCGCCTTCCAGCAGCTTCTGCCCCGCCTCTACGAACGCTCCCTCGACGAGGCGGAGGCCTTTCTGGCCCCCTGCATGGGCGATGGCGTCGTCGATCTCTACTGCGGCAACGGCGCCAGCCTCGCCCGCTGGCTCCGGAGGGGCGCCGCCGTCGTCGGCGTCGAGCTCTCGGGCGAGGCCATGGAGAACGCCGCCGTCAACGGCCCCGGAGCCTCTCTCCTGCGGGGCTGCTGCGCCGAGAGGATCCCCCAGCTCGACTCTTTCCTCTCCCCCCACGCCCGTTCACGGCGTCTGGCCTACGTCAACCCGCCAAGGACGGGGTTGGAGCCGGAAGTCGCCCGTTGGCTCCCCCGAGCGGGTTTCCGTCGCATCGCCTATCTCTCCTGCAGCGCCGGGACACTGCGGCGGGACATGACTTTCCTGGAAGAGGCCGGCTACGACGTGCTTCGCCTCAGACCCTACGATTTCTTCCCCCGGACGCGCCACGTCGAATGTCTGGCCCTTCTCTCCTCCCGCGACGATCGGCCATGA
- a CDS encoding L-2-amino-thiazoline-4-carboxylic acid hydrolase, translated as MSESLTLLKRREIEAAFFKTLMGALLEKMTEEELREAVGKALCGAAREAGRRAACEGDGLEDLKKGLALWSEGGALAIEEIPDEEGLAFDVRRCAYAELYEAMGLGPWGAVLSCNRDFAFLEGFNDALELRRSETIMEGGSRCDFRYRSRG; from the coding sequence ATGTCGGAAAGCCTGACCCTGCTGAAACGCCGTGAGATCGAGGCGGCCTTTTTCAAGACTCTCATGGGAGCTCTTCTGGAGAAAATGACGGAAGAGGAACTCCGCGAGGCCGTCGGCAAGGCCCTCTGCGGAGCCGCCCGCGAGGCCGGCCGGAGGGCCGCCTGCGAGGGAGACGGCCTGGAGGACCTCAAAAAGGGCCTCGCCCTCTGGTCGGAGGGAGGGGCCCTGGCGATCGAAGAGATTCCCGACGAGGAGGGACTCGCCTTCGACGTCCGCCGCTGCGCCTACGCGGAACTCTACGAGGCGATGGGGCTCGGTCCCTGGGGCGCCGTTCTCTCCTGCAACCGGGACTTCGCCTTTCTCGAGGGGTTCAACGACGCCCTCGAACTGAGGCGTTCCGAGACGATCATGGAGGGCGGCAGCCGCTGCGATTTCCGCTACCGGTCCCGCGGGTGA